The following are from one region of the Paenalkalicoccus suaedae genome:
- the cbpB gene encoding cyclic-di-AMP-binding protein CbpB, producing MLLIFRQDVYNVMPNAQEQDVLSGSITAFIIPAEQVACVQPENSLEHALLVLVKSGYTAIPVLGMDNKLNGLISKAQILDSILGIERMEPEKLATWLVSDIMNNDHVSIHKSASFERLMTLLIQYPFVCVEDENGIFEGIIPRSKVLAHLNGFLHDLRRQ from the coding sequence ATGCTCCTAATTTTTAGACAGGATGTGTATAACGTGATGCCCAATGCACAAGAGCAAGATGTACTTAGTGGTTCAATCACAGCCTTTATTATTCCTGCTGAACAAGTCGCATGTGTACAACCAGAAAATTCGCTTGAACATGCCCTACTCGTTCTAGTTAAGTCTGGTTACACCGCGATTCCTGTACTTGGAATGGATAATAAGCTAAATGGATTAATAAGTAAAGCACAAATACTAGATTCTATTTTAGGTATAGAAAGAATGGAGCCTGAAAAGCTCGCTACATGGCTTGTCTCCGACATTATGAATAACGACCATGTTTCTATCCATAAGTCAGCTAGCTTTGAGCGGTTAATGACGTTGCTTATCCAATACCCATTTGTGTGTGTAGAAGATGAGAATGGAATTTTTGAAGGAATTATCCCTAGAAGCAAAGTGCTCGCCCACTTAAATGGCTTCTTACATGATCTGCGTAGACAGTAG
- a CDS encoding M20/M25/M40 family metallo-hydrolase, giving the protein MIWQTEEALLTLAIELCACKSINSTDGEKEIIEFIHKKLAALPYFHKNEDYMHVFLTEDKRIGCSVYIPGRTSETIVFSGHVDVVPVEDFGEHASMAFQPIEWTEKVKQLRLTEYVKKDSESNDYLFGRGTMDMLSSIAMCMQLIEFAAEEGLHHSLVMLFVPDEEGVSQGMRQGVKELSRVQDTFNLSYKLFWNTEPTFPQAPTDNAHRIYSGSAGKLLAGVMSVGVEAHVADQNASVNAALMQSFVTKNLELNEAFSETVEGEKTAPPSTLFQRDHKSEYSVQTPATSSGLYNILTMERTPLQITTALRELLNACAKEVGEFYHDRFSFQVYTVQELYEHAYTKFGDEFLERISSVQVDPTDMLHSTSSYLLTLIEFAKDLAPFYVLYYCPPFYPAVKSREDALLNTVREKLASKLRKANERVITQSYFPGLSDMSYIGLQIEESELRVLKDNTPLWDNGYSLPFSEMKKIEMPVLNYGTFGRDAHQWTERVHIDRSYRIAPTIIKEVLKEF; this is encoded by the coding sequence ATGATTTGGCAAACGGAAGAAGCTTTACTAACACTAGCTATAGAGCTATGTGCGTGTAAAAGTATAAATAGCACAGATGGTGAAAAAGAGATTATTGAGTTCATACATAAAAAGCTCGCCGCACTTCCTTATTTCCACAAAAATGAAGATTATATGCATGTTTTTTTAACGGAAGACAAAAGAATTGGTTGCTCGGTATATATTCCGGGCCGAACGTCTGAGACAATCGTGTTTTCTGGTCATGTCGATGTCGTTCCTGTCGAAGATTTCGGTGAGCATGCATCTATGGCCTTTCAACCAATCGAATGGACAGAAAAGGTAAAACAATTGCGGCTAACTGAGTACGTAAAAAAGGATAGCGAATCGAACGACTATTTGTTTGGCAGAGGTACAATGGATATGCTCTCTTCTATTGCTATGTGTATGCAGTTAATTGAGTTTGCCGCTGAAGAAGGTTTGCACCACTCCTTAGTGATGCTGTTTGTTCCTGACGAAGAGGGTGTCTCTCAAGGCATGAGGCAGGGAGTGAAAGAGCTCTCGCGTGTTCAGGATACATTCAACCTCTCCTATAAGCTTTTTTGGAATACAGAGCCTACATTTCCTCAAGCTCCTACGGACAACGCCCACAGGATCTACTCAGGCTCTGCTGGGAAGCTGTTAGCTGGTGTGATGAGCGTTGGAGTAGAGGCGCACGTGGCAGATCAGAATGCCAGTGTTAATGCTGCACTCATGCAATCATTTGTTACAAAGAATTTAGAGCTTAACGAAGCTTTTTCCGAAACAGTAGAAGGCGAAAAAACAGCACCTCCGAGCACGTTGTTTCAACGTGATCATAAATCGGAATACTCTGTTCAAACTCCAGCTACGTCCTCTGGACTCTATAATATATTAACAATGGAGCGGACTCCGTTACAAATCACAACTGCATTAAGAGAACTCCTAAACGCATGTGCGAAAGAGGTAGGTGAGTTTTATCACGACCGATTTTCGTTTCAAGTCTACACCGTACAAGAGCTCTACGAACATGCATATACCAAATTTGGCGATGAATTTTTAGAACGCATTTCATCTGTACAAGTTGATCCAACTGATATGCTTCACTCAACAAGCTCTTACCTTTTAACTCTTATCGAATTTGCAAAGGATTTAGCACCTTTCTATGTCCTTTATTATTGTCCACCTTTCTATCCGGCGGTAAAAAGCAGAGAGGACGCTTTACTTAATACAGTAAGAGAAAAGCTTGCTTCGAAATTGCGAAAAGCAAATGAACGTGTCATCACCCAATCTTATTTCCCAGGACTTTCTGATATGAGCTACATAGGATTGCAAATAGAGGAATCAGAGCTTCGTGTTCTAAAGGATAATACCCCGCTCTGGGACAACGGGTATTCATTACCCTTCTCTGAGATGAAAAAAATCGAGATGCCTGTATTAAACTATGGCACGTTCGGTCGAGATGCGCATCAGTGGACAGAAAGAGTGCACATAGATAGATCGTATCGAATTGCTCCTACTATCATAAAAGAAGTTTTGAAAGAGTTTTAA
- a CDS encoding MerR family transcriptional regulator, translating into MWISLPSSYKDKKVISIGIASELTGLSERQIRYYEERKLIFPERSKGGTRKYSFGDIERLVDIANKMEDGMQTFEIRREEMKKSSVRNKMLRGQINAAFKMRE; encoded by the coding sequence ATGTGGATTTCTTTGCCATCGTCATATAAAGACAAGAAAGTGATTAGTATCGGTATCGCAAGTGAACTTACAGGACTTTCAGAACGTCAAATACGCTACTACGAAGAAAGAAAGCTAATTTTCCCTGAAAGAAGTAAAGGGGGTACTCGCAAGTATTCCTTTGGTGATATAGAGAGGCTTGTGGACATCGCAAATAAGATGGAGGATGGTATGCAGACGTTTGAGATACGTCGTGAAGAAATGAAAAAATCCTCTGTGCGTAATAAAATGCTTCGCGGTCAAATTAACGCAGCATTTAAAATGCGCGAATAA
- a CDS encoding ion transporter, whose amino-acid sequence MEDITTLKSWQRPLHRLVNSNAFTTTIIILILINAIIVGVETYQGIYENNRAFFFAADRVLLWIFTVEIALRLLASRNIKSFFSNSWNWFDFIIVAAGHIFVGAHFVTVLRILRVLRVFRAISVIPSLRKLVDALLLTIPALGNIFLLMSIIFYIFAVIGTMLFQEVAPEYFGNLQLSLLTLFQVVTLESWASAVMRPIFEELWWSWIYFVSFVLVGTFVVFNLFIGVIVNNVEKAENADEEVKDTHKEVTELRKEIQELKELIVKNSDEK is encoded by the coding sequence TTGGAAGATATTACAACACTTAAGAGCTGGCAACGACCACTACATCGCTTAGTCAACAGCAATGCATTTACAACGACAATCATTATCCTCATTTTAATTAATGCGATAATCGTCGGTGTCGAGACATATCAAGGAATATATGAGAATAATCGCGCATTCTTTTTTGCGGCAGACCGAGTTTTACTTTGGATCTTTACAGTTGAGATAGCACTGCGTCTACTTGCTTCTCGCAATATTAAATCGTTCTTTAGCAATAGTTGGAATTGGTTCGATTTTATCATTGTCGCAGCTGGTCATATCTTTGTAGGTGCGCACTTCGTAACGGTGCTACGTATTTTAAGAGTGCTACGCGTATTCAGAGCAATCTCTGTTATCCCATCTTTACGAAAATTAGTGGATGCGCTTCTATTAACGATCCCTGCTCTCGGAAACATTTTTTTACTCATGAGTATTATCTTTTATATCTTTGCCGTTATTGGCACAATGCTCTTCCAAGAAGTTGCTCCAGAATATTTCGGGAATTTACAGTTGTCCTTATTAACCCTATTCCAAGTAGTTACGTTAGAATCATGGGCATCTGCGGTTATGAGACCAATCTTTGAAGAACTATGGTGGTCTTGGATTTACTTCGTCTCCTTCGTTTTAGTAGGAACCTTTGTTGTATTTAACCTATTCATTGGTGTAATCGTCAATAATGTAGAAAAAGCAGAAAATGCTGATGAAGAAGTGAAGGATACACATAAAGAAGTAACCGAATTACGAAAAGAAATCCAAGAATTGAAAGAGCTTATTGTGAAGAATTCTGACGAGAAATGA
- the proC gene encoding pyrroline-5-carboxylate reductase, with product MNVSIIGSGSMAEALIAGWARHDDVSMLVTNRSDDHKLLHLESTYGVHTSRDPKALLQHADILLLTCKPKDYKDALMPYVPHMTSSTIVVSVMAGITITSLEEVAPLAQVIRTMPNTSAAVNKSMTSIAAGQSASNVSIDAISRLFSLVGEIAFVEEKLLDPITALTGTGPAYIYYLVEAMEIAAHDIGIEKELARKLILQTLSGASETAKVSSHTPRELYKQIMSPGGTTEAGFHVLEERHVQKALIDCIGAANDRSKELGIVLTNALKRS from the coding sequence GTGAATGTATCAATTATTGGATCTGGCTCTATGGCCGAAGCCTTAATAGCTGGATGGGCACGACATGATGATGTATCTATGCTAGTTACAAATCGTTCAGACGATCATAAACTTCTCCATCTCGAATCAACTTATGGCGTGCATACATCACGTGACCCAAAAGCTCTTTTACAGCATGCAGATATCCTGCTCCTTACATGTAAGCCTAAAGATTATAAAGATGCGCTAATGCCATACGTTCCTCATATGACCTCTTCTACAATAGTCGTATCGGTGATGGCTGGTATCACAATAACGTCTCTTGAAGAGGTCGCTCCTCTCGCGCAGGTCATTCGAACAATGCCAAACACATCTGCTGCGGTGAATAAATCTATGACCTCTATAGCTGCCGGACAGTCTGCGTCGAATGTATCAATTGATGCTATATCTAGGCTTTTTAGTTTAGTTGGAGAGATCGCTTTCGTAGAGGAAAAACTATTAGATCCTATTACAGCTCTAACTGGTACTGGTCCCGCTTATATTTACTATCTAGTAGAAGCAATGGAGATTGCTGCTCACGATATTGGGATTGAAAAGGAACTTGCTCGAAAGCTGATTCTACAAACTCTTTCCGGAGCAAGCGAAACGGCTAAAGTTTCGTCTCATACACCTAGAGAGCTCTATAAGCAGATCATGAGTCCAGGAGGAACGACAGAGGCTGGCTTCCATGTGTTAGAAGAACGTCACGTGCAAAAAGCACTGATAGATTGCATTGGGGCGGCAAACGACCGCTCTAAAGAACTTGGTATCGTGTTAACAAATGCGCTAAAACGATCATAA
- a CDS encoding SDR family NAD(P)-dependent oxidoreductase: protein MVNRLAHKVVVITGASSGIGREMALEVARQGAIPVLLARSLNKLEQLSSEIYEETSKHAPYFTLDVTNFDQIKEVVEQIEAKVGSIDVLINNAGYAVFDSIWQADLADLEGIFQVNVFGAIAMTQAVLPSMIGRNSGQIIFVGSALSKMISPKSSFYVASKHAIYGFANTIRMELADTAINVSVVNPGPIKTAFFDRADKTGEYVNQVEKFMLRADYVSKKTIQLIKRPRREINLPLWMNILTRIYQVSPRLIEFVGKDIMTKK from the coding sequence ATGGTAAATCGATTAGCGCATAAGGTTGTTGTGATTACTGGTGCTTCAAGTGGTATAGGACGTGAGATGGCACTTGAGGTTGCAAGGCAAGGAGCTATTCCAGTATTACTCGCAAGATCTTTAAATAAGCTGGAGCAATTATCAAGTGAGATATATGAGGAGACGTCAAAGCATGCGCCATATTTTACATTAGATGTGACTAACTTTGATCAAATTAAAGAAGTAGTAGAGCAAATAGAAGCAAAAGTGGGGTCCATTGATGTGTTAATAAATAACGCTGGGTATGCGGTATTTGACTCGATCTGGCAAGCTGATTTAGCAGATCTAGAGGGGATATTCCAAGTGAACGTATTTGGAGCTATAGCGATGACGCAAGCAGTCTTGCCGTCGATGATTGGGCGCAATAGTGGACAAATCATCTTTGTTGGCTCGGCACTATCTAAAATGATCTCTCCAAAGTCGAGCTTTTATGTGGCATCCAAGCACGCAATTTACGGATTTGCTAATACGATTCGGATGGAGCTTGCAGATACAGCCATCAACGTCTCTGTTGTAAATCCAGGTCCCATTAAAACGGCCTTTTTTGATCGCGCAGATAAAACGGGCGAATACGTTAATCAAGTGGAGAAATTTATGCTTCGTGCCGACTATGTCTCTAAAAAAACCATTCAGCTAATTAAACGTCCTCGAAGAGAAATTAATTTACCTTTATGGATGAACATATTAACAAGAATATATCAGGTCTCACCTAGACTCATTGAATTTGTTGGGAAGGATATCATGACTAAAAAGTAA
- a CDS encoding low molecular weight protein-tyrosine-phosphatase, producing the protein MIKVVFVCLGNICRSPMAEAIFRKRIYEKELTDHISVESAGTASWHEGKPPHEGTRQILDQHTISYNGQTARGVREADYQADYLVVMDNSNLEDVKNGRNHVANAFRLLDLVSEIENKDVPDPYFTGDFEETFSLINEGCERLLAKIIREKF; encoded by the coding sequence TTGATAAAAGTCGTTTTTGTTTGCTTAGGCAATATTTGTCGATCGCCAATGGCAGAGGCAATCTTCAGAAAAAGGATTTATGAAAAGGAACTCACTGATCATATCTCTGTTGAGTCGGCGGGAACAGCCTCTTGGCATGAAGGAAAACCACCTCATGAGGGTACAAGACAAATATTAGACCAACACACTATTTCATATAACGGACAGACAGCAAGAGGAGTTAGGGAAGCAGACTACCAAGCTGATTATCTTGTTGTTATGGATAATAGCAACTTAGAGGATGTAAAAAATGGACGAAATCATGTAGCTAATGCTTTTCGGCTTCTCGATCTAGTTTCAGAAATAGAAAACAAGGATGTACCTGATCCATACTTTACTGGCGATTTTGAAGAGACGTTCAGCTTAATCAATGAAGGGTGTGAGCGATTATTAGCGAAAATAATCAGAGAGAAATTTTAG
- a CDS encoding class I SAM-dependent methyltransferase, which translates to MSEISRVLQARNWMKTNEDFLSTWHAHVGYKMDLFHYFANGASVHAVASKHELSEELLQRWVDVGLEIGHLKTTLTKKIKAKPKMVRYASRQSEESVGILLTEMMELHIPTLLEYPDLMKSNSKITYLSDKFADVVAETSTLLEKAAASKILKIVKTEKPKSAIDLGCGLGGYLRQINEKYPKMELTGVEMSEEVVQKARKKLDDSITIQQGDIVEFLDSYEKQVDFIMAHNLLYYFSRDERINLYKRMSKILRNGGVISFICPIVNARWGRTFTTAFNTFMTAHENLHPLPSLEELEKDVQVANLHVKSSKPLIREGGWYLITVKKELK; encoded by the coding sequence ATGAGTGAGATTAGTAGAGTATTACAAGCAAGAAATTGGATGAAAACAAACGAGGATTTTTTATCAACGTGGCACGCACATGTTGGTTACAAAATGGATTTATTTCACTATTTCGCTAACGGCGCTTCTGTGCACGCAGTGGCTTCAAAGCACGAATTATCAGAAGAGCTGTTGCAAAGATGGGTAGATGTTGGTTTAGAAATCGGTCATTTAAAAACGACCCTTACTAAAAAGATAAAAGCTAAGCCTAAAATGGTTCGCTATGCTTCACGTCAAAGTGAGGAGTCTGTTGGTATTCTTCTAACCGAAATGATGGAGCTTCATATCCCGACGTTGTTAGAGTATCCAGATTTAATGAAGTCTAATAGTAAAATTACGTACTTGTCAGACAAATTTGCAGATGTAGTTGCCGAGACATCAACGTTACTTGAAAAGGCGGCTGCTTCAAAAATATTAAAAATAGTTAAAACAGAAAAACCAAAATCAGCTATTGATTTAGGGTGCGGATTAGGAGGATACCTTCGTCAAATTAATGAGAAGTATCCTAAGATGGAGCTTACAGGAGTAGAAATGAGTGAGGAAGTGGTGCAGAAAGCACGTAAAAAACTTGATGATTCTATAACTATTCAGCAAGGAGATATCGTTGAATTTTTGGATTCTTACGAGAAGCAAGTTGATTTTATTATGGCTCACAACCTTCTTTACTACTTCAGTCGTGACGAACGGATTAATTTATATAAACGTATGTCAAAAATCCTACGTAATGGAGGCGTCATTTCGTTTATCTGCCCAATCGTAAATGCAAGATGGGGCCGAACGTTTACTACAGCGTTTAATACGTTTATGACAGCACATGAAAATCTTCACCCGCTGCCAAGTTTAGAAGAACTTGAAAAAGATGTACAGGTTGCTAATCTTCATGTGAAATCGAGTAAACCGCTTATTAGAGAAGGTGGATGGTATTTAATCACTGTAAAAAAAGAACTTAAATAG
- the asnB gene encoding asparagine synthase (glutamine-hydrolyzing), translating into MCGITGIISITKEVDPAPIQAMTHALLHRGPDTNEVYKSNHAVFGHTRLTVVDPHNGRQPMSRVVRGSTYTICYNGELYNTEAIRKELAEIGYSFQGHSDTEVLLTAYIEWGEACLKKLNGIFAFAIWNSRDRSLFVARDRLGVKPLFYSYKDGIFLFASEIKALLKHPLISRKVDEEGRLQLLALSPMRASGHAIFRDINELKPAHQLFFNQHNLTISRYWNVPTSKHVDSYEMTVERVRELLTSTVVDQLVSDVPVVTFLSGGIDSSAITAIASDHIRTSYSVEYEENDKHFASSFYQPNRDATYIDLVKQAYHLNHKTIELSQQSLVDSLNQAVIARDLPGMADIDSSLMLFSKEIKKDATVALSGECADEIFGGYPWFFKEAIGFPWLHKDRATLLKKQDQKAASAYTNELYKNTLAETPLNGDELPEEARLKKLCYANIHWFMQTLLERKDRMSMASSLEVRVPFANHEIVEYAWSIPWEWKLAGGREKKLLRDAVTPILPTEIVQRKKSPYPKTHHPAYKDAVQKKMQSIIKQKDSILFDLYDYGEIKELVNTGGESYKEPFFGQLMTGPQLLAYFIQLEYWLKEYNIAFI; encoded by the coding sequence ATGTGTGGGATTACTGGTATAATTAGTATTACGAAAGAAGTAGATCCAGCACCAATTCAAGCAATGACTCATGCTTTACTACATCGCGGGCCCGATACTAATGAAGTCTATAAATCAAATCATGCAGTATTTGGTCATACAAGATTAACAGTTGTCGACCCTCATAATGGTAGACAGCCAATGAGCCGAGTGGTGAGAGGATCTACTTACACGATATGTTATAACGGAGAGCTCTACAATACAGAAGCTATTCGTAAAGAATTAGCTGAAATTGGATATTCCTTTCAAGGACATTCAGATACAGAAGTACTCCTTACAGCTTATATAGAGTGGGGAGAGGCGTGCTTAAAAAAGCTAAATGGCATCTTTGCGTTTGCCATCTGGAATAGTCGTGATCGCTCATTATTTGTAGCGCGGGACAGACTTGGCGTAAAGCCTCTATTCTATTCCTACAAAGATGGTATTTTTTTATTTGCTTCAGAAATAAAGGCTCTTTTAAAACATCCCCTTATTTCTAGAAAAGTTGATGAAGAGGGGCGTCTTCAACTTTTAGCTCTAAGTCCAATGCGAGCGAGCGGGCATGCGATATTTAGAGATATAAATGAGCTTAAACCAGCGCATCAATTGTTTTTTAATCAACATAACTTAACGATCTCGAGGTATTGGAATGTACCCACCTCGAAACACGTGGATTCCTATGAAATGACAGTAGAACGTGTGAGGGAACTTTTAACTAGCACCGTTGTAGATCAACTTGTCTCTGATGTACCAGTAGTAACTTTTTTATCCGGAGGAATTGATTCAAGTGCTATCACTGCGATCGCTAGTGATCATATTCGCACGAGTTACTCTGTGGAATACGAAGAAAATGACAAACACTTTGCATCTTCTTTCTATCAGCCAAATAGAGATGCCACATATATCGATTTAGTTAAGCAGGCATATCACTTAAATCATAAGACTATTGAGCTCAGCCAACAGTCGCTTGTAGACTCCTTGAATCAGGCTGTTATTGCTAGGGATCTTCCTGGTATGGCGGATATAGATAGCTCTCTTATGCTATTTTCAAAAGAAATTAAGAAAGATGCAACAGTTGCTTTATCAGGAGAGTGTGCTGACGAGATATTTGGAGGATATCCATGGTTTTTTAAAGAAGCTATTGGGTTTCCATGGTTACACAAAGATAGAGCCACATTATTAAAAAAGCAAGATCAAAAAGCAGCTTCAGCTTATACAAATGAACTTTATAAAAATACGTTAGCAGAAACACCTCTAAACGGAGATGAATTGCCAGAGGAAGCAAGGTTGAAAAAGCTATGCTACGCAAATATTCACTGGTTTATGCAAACATTGCTTGAGCGTAAAGATCGAATGAGCATGGCAAGCAGTCTTGAAGTAAGAGTGCCTTTTGCTAATCATGAGATCGTAGAATATGCATGGAGCATACCATGGGAATGGAAATTAGCCGGTGGAAGAGAGAAAAAACTTCTCCGAGACGCTGTAACTCCAATTCTGCCTACAGAAATTGTGCAACGCAAAAAAAGCCCTTATCCCAAAACTCATCATCCAGCTTACAAAGATGCTGTACAAAAGAAAATGCAAAGCATAATAAAACAAAAGGATTCCATACTATTTGATTTGTATGATTATGGTGAAATAAAGGAGTTAGTGAACACGGGTGGCGAATCTTATAAAGAGCCCTTTTTTGGTCAATTAATGACGGGTCCACAACTACTTGCCTACTTTATTCAATTAGAGTACTGGCTTAAAGAGTACAATATAGCATTCATTTAA
- a CDS encoding phytoene desaturase family protein, which yields MTNIAIIGAGPGGLACGMILAANGYKVDIYEKQSYVGGRTSSFTKDGFTFDLGPTFFSMPHILEEVFEASGKKLSDYVELMELDPMYALDFNDMTIRASRDPQKMIAEIEKHFPGNGKSYEAFMNDTRKKLNVLSPILQNNHASLFDYMRWRSIKALPQLEIGKTLYDVLSKYFDDERLKLSFTFQSKYLGMSPWDCPGAFSILSFMEHEFGVYHPKGGLNQLTKGMAKAFEELGGTIHLNNGVKKIHVSNRRVTGVLLENDEMVSSDNLVMNADFAYAMTHLFEDGVIKKYAPEKLEKKKYSCSTFMMYVGIDRELELDHHTILFSDDYKRNVEEITKTQLLSEDPSIYVQNASVTDKTLAPVGQAALYILAPVPNNDSGIDWDNKKGEFRDLVYSIIEKRTGIDIKQHIVTEEILSPKEWEVDKLVYKGATFNLAHNLGQMMYFRPHNQFEEIDGLYLVGGGTHPGSGLPTIFESARITSKLLLDQKKEAHA from the coding sequence GTGACTAATATCGCAATAATTGGAGCAGGACCAGGAGGTCTAGCCTGTGGCATGATTTTAGCTGCTAATGGCTATAAAGTTGATATATATGAAAAGCAATCTTACGTGGGCGGGCGCACTTCCTCTTTCACGAAAGATGGATTTACGTTTGATTTAGGACCTACTTTTTTTAGTATGCCTCACATTCTCGAAGAGGTATTTGAAGCCTCTGGAAAGAAATTAAGTGATTATGTGGAACTTATGGAATTAGATCCGATGTACGCGTTAGATTTTAACGACATGACAATACGTGCATCAAGAGATCCTCAAAAGATGATAGCTGAAATAGAAAAGCATTTCCCAGGAAATGGGAAGAGTTATGAAGCGTTTATGAACGATACAAGAAAAAAATTAAATGTACTATCTCCAATTTTACAAAATAACCATGCTTCTCTTTTTGATTACATGAGATGGAGAAGTATAAAAGCTCTACCCCAGCTCGAGATCGGTAAAACACTTTATGACGTTTTATCCAAATATTTTGATGATGAGCGTTTAAAGCTCTCCTTTACCTTTCAATCAAAATATTTAGGTATGTCGCCTTGGGACTGTCCTGGAGCATTTAGTATTCTTTCCTTTATGGAGCATGAATTTGGTGTTTATCATCCTAAAGGGGGGTTAAATCAACTTACTAAAGGAATGGCAAAAGCATTTGAAGAACTTGGTGGTACTATTCATTTAAATAATGGAGTAAAGAAGATTCATGTATCTAACCGCCGTGTGACAGGTGTTTTATTAGAGAATGATGAAATGGTTTCATCCGATAACCTTGTCATGAATGCGGATTTTGCCTATGCTATGACGCATCTTTTCGAAGATGGAGTAATTAAGAAATACGCTCCTGAAAAGTTAGAAAAGAAAAAGTACTCTTGTTCCACTTTTATGATGTATGTAGGTATTGATAGAGAACTAGAATTAGACCATCACACTATCCTTTTCTCTGATGACTATAAACGCAACGTAGAAGAGATCACGAAGACACAGTTGTTGTCGGAAGATCCATCTATTTATGTGCAAAATGCTAGTGTGACCGATAAAACACTTGCGCCAGTTGGACAAGCTGCCTTGTATATTTTAGCGCCTGTGCCTAATAACGATAGTGGAATAGATTGGGATAATAAAAAAGGAGAATTTAGAGACCTTGTTTATTCCATCATCGAAAAGAGAACCGGAATCGATATTAAGCAACACATCGTTACAGAAGAAATTTTATCCCCTAAAGAGTGGGAAGTAGATAAGCTTGTTTATAAAGGAGCTACATTTAATTTAGCTCACAACCTCGGACAAATGATGTACTTTAGACCACATAATCAATTTGAAGAAATTGACGGTCTTTATTTAGTTGGCGGAGGAACTCACCCAGGTAGTGGATTACCCACTATTTTTGAGTCTGCTAGAATAACTTCTAAGCTGTTACTCGATCAAAAAAAGGAGGCCCACGCATGA